In the genome of Bradyrhizobium sp. CB3481, the window CTGATGTCGAACGAAGCGTTGTGGATGACGAGCGGCGCGTCGCCGATGAACTCCAGGAACTCCTCGACCACTTCGGTGAACGGCGGCTTAGAGGCAAGGAATTCGGTCGACAGGCCGTGCACGTTGAACGCTTCCATCGGCATGTCGCGCTCGGGATTGATGTAGCGGTGGAACGTCTGCCCTGTCGGCATGCGGTTGAAGATCTCGATGCAGCCGATCTCGACCAGGCGGTCGCCGCGCAGTGGGTCGAGGCCGGTGGTTTCGGTGTCGAGAACGATTTCGCGCATGGATTCCGCTTAACGCTGAGGTCCGGCGAATCAGCTCCGCCGCTGCGGCATCTTAACAACCGCGGCCAGAATGTCCTTGATTTGCGCCCGCACAGGGTCGAGGCCGTGGGAGGTATCCACCACGAAATCGGCGCGCTTCCGCTTCTCTGCGTCGGGTACCTGGCGCGCAATGATGGAATCGAGTTTTGCGGCATCCATGGTGCCGCGCGCCAGCACCCGCTCGCGCTGTAGTTCCGGCGAGGTCGTCACCACGACCACGGCATCGACGCGCTTCTCGCCGCCAGTCTCGTAGAGCAGCGGCACATCCACCACGACGACAGGCACGCCGGCGCGCTCGGCATCGGCGAAGAATTTCTGCCGGCCGGCGCCGAGCATGGGATGGACGATCTGCTCGAGCTGCTTCATGGCCGCGGGATCATGCACCACACGCTCGCTGAGCTTTTGCCGATCGACCTTGCCATTCGACGTCGTGCCGGGAAAGGCCGCCTCGATCGCCGGAACCGCTGCGCCCTCATAGAGCTTGTGGACCTCGGCATCGGCGTCATACAGCGGCACGCCCGCTTCCACGAACAGCTTTCCCGTCGTGGACTTGCCCATGCCGATCGAGCCGGTGAGACCGAGAACTAGCATTGTGTCCGCCGCATCATCTCAGACACCGAGTAGCCCCTGCCCCCGCAGGAATGCAAGCAGAGGCAACAGCGGCAGACCGAGAATTGTAAAATGGTCGCCCTCGATGCGCTCGAACAAATGCACGCCGAGCCCCTCCAACTGATAGGCCCCGACACTAGTCGTGACGGCGTCGCCAGCCGTATCCAGATAGATCCGTATGTCCTCGCCGCTCAACTGGCGCATGGTCATGCGCGCGATCGAAATCCCGGAAAACAACAGCTTGCCATCCCGAGCCACCGAAACGGCGGAATGCAGCTCGTGCGTATTCCCGGCCAGGGCGCGTAGTTGCTCCGCCGCCTGCGCGCGGCCTGCCGGCTTGGAGAACAATCGCTGGCCGAGCGCCAGCGTCTGGTCGGCGCCGACCACATAGCGGTCCGGCATCTTGGCCGAAACGAACAGCGCTTTTTCCTGCGCCAGAAGCGCGGCAATCTCTCCGGGCTTAAGCAAGCCCGATTGCTGCTGGATTGCGCGCTCATCGATATCGGCGGGCACCGCCTCGAAAGGGAGGCCGGCATTGGCGAGCAGCATCTGCCGCGCGCGGCTCTGCGAGGCTAGGATCAGTG includes:
- the coaE gene encoding dephospho-CoA kinase (Dephospho-CoA kinase (CoaE) performs the final step in coenzyme A biosynthesis.) yields the protein MLVLGLTGSIGMGKSTTGKLFVEAGVPLYDADAEVHKLYEGAAVPAIEAAFPGTTSNGKVDRQKLSERVVHDPAAMKQLEQIVHPMLGAGRQKFFADAERAGVPVVVVDVPLLYETGGEKRVDAVVVVTTSPELQRERVLARGTMDAAKLDSIIARQVPDAEKRKRADFVVDTSHGLDPVRAQIKDILAAVVKMPQRRS
- a CDS encoding Maf family protein, coding for MTIWRVQRPLILASQSRARQMLLANAGLPFEAVPADIDERAIQQQSGLLKPGEIAALLAQEKALFVSAKMPDRYVVGADQTLALGQRLFSKPAGRAQAAEQLRALAGNTHELHSAVSVARDGKLLFSGISIARMTMRQLSGEDIRIYLDTAGDAVTTSVGAYQLEGLGVHLFERIEGDHFTILGLPLLPLLAFLRGQGLLGV